One part of the Chryseobacterium mulctrae genome encodes these proteins:
- the atpH gene encoding ATP synthase F1 subunit delta — MLTSKVAKRYAQGLLEFTNESGQTEAVFSEMKDVVKLMSESKDLNKFFLTPYIDANKKTEIANEIFKSFSPVAQNLIKLIIKNGRENQIKNIAQQYINKVEDIKGVQRVTITTATPLSQENIDQILKSTSLVNASNNADVEVNVKPEILGGYILRVGDQQVDASVKSKLNKIKKDFQLN; from the coding sequence ATGCTTACATCTAAAGTAGCTAAAAGATACGCACAAGGTTTACTAGAATTCACAAACGAATCTGGGCAAACTGAAGCGGTTTTTTCTGAAATGAAGGATGTAGTGAAGCTGATGTCTGAATCTAAAGATTTGAACAAATTTTTCCTTACACCTTACATTGATGCTAATAAGAAAACTGAGATTGCCAACGAAATTTTTAAAAGTTTTTCGCCTGTAGCTCAGAATTTAATTAAACTTATCATCAAAAACGGAAGAGAAAACCAAATTAAAAATATTGCACAGCAGTATATCAATAAAGTTGAAGATATTAAAGGAGTTCAAAGAGTTACGATTACTACCGCAACACCACTTTCTCAGGAAAATATCGATCAGATTTTAAAATCTACTTCTTTGGTAAATGCAAGTAATAATGCAGATGTTGAGGTAAATGTAAAACCAGAAATCTTAGGAGGTTACATTTTAAGAGTAGGAGATCAGCAAGTTGATGCTTCTGTGAAATCAAAATTGAATAAGATTAAAAAAGACTTTCAGTTAAATTAA
- the atpA gene encoding F0F1 ATP synthase subunit alpha encodes MAEINPAEVSAILKQQLANFDTQSNVEEVGTVLTIGDGIARVYGLENVQYGELVKFASDVEGIVLNLEEDNVGVALLGESKLVREGDTVKRTNRISSIKVGEGMLGRVVDTLGNPIDGKGPITGDLYEMPLERKAPGVIYRQPVTEPLQTGIVAIDSMIPVGRGQRELIIGDRQTGKTTVAIDTIINQKEFFDAGNPVYCIYVAIGQKASTVAQIVKTLSDKGALAYTVIVAANASDPVPMQVYSAMAGASIGEFFRDTGRPALIIYDDLSKQAVAYRELSLLLRRPPGREAYPGDVFYLHSRLLERAAKVIADDTIASQMNDLPESLRPLVKGGGSLTALPIIETQAGDVSAYIPTNVISITDGQIFLESDLFNSGVRPAINVGISVSRVGGNAQIKSMKKVSGTLKLDQAQYKELEAFAKFGSDLDASTLAVISKGERNVELLKQPVNSPLPVDSQVAMIYAGTENLMRNVPIKKVKEFQIEYIEFLRSKHPETMAALKAGKIDNDITGVLKQVATDLASKYN; translated from the coding sequence ATGGCAGAAATAAATCCAGCAGAAGTATCTGCGATCTTAAAACAGCAATTGGCCAACTTCGATACTCAATCTAATGTTGAGGAAGTAGGTACAGTTCTTACCATCGGTGATGGTATTGCTCGTGTTTACGGGTTAGAAAATGTACAATACGGTGAGTTGGTGAAATTTGCTAGCGATGTAGAAGGTATCGTACTAAACCTTGAAGAAGACAACGTAGGTGTTGCTCTTTTGGGTGAAAGTAAATTGGTAAGAGAAGGAGACACAGTAAAAAGAACAAACAGAATTTCTTCTATCAAAGTAGGAGAAGGAATGTTAGGTAGAGTAGTTGATACTTTAGGTAACCCAATCGATGGTAAAGGTCCTATCACAGGAGATCTATACGAAATGCCATTAGAAAGAAAAGCTCCGGGTGTTATCTACAGACAGCCAGTAACTGAGCCTTTACAAACAGGTATCGTTGCGATCGACTCTATGATCCCTGTAGGAAGAGGTCAGAGAGAGCTTATCATTGGTGACAGACAAACAGGTAAAACTACTGTTGCTATTGATACGATCATCAACCAAAAAGAATTTTTTGATGCAGGAAATCCTGTATATTGTATATATGTTGCAATCGGACAAAAAGCTTCTACAGTAGCTCAGATTGTAAAAACTTTATCAGATAAAGGTGCTTTAGCTTATACAGTAATTGTTGCAGCTAATGCTTCAGATCCGGTTCCTATGCAGGTTTATTCTGCAATGGCAGGAGCTTCTATCGGTGAATTCTTCAGAGATACTGGTAGACCGGCTTTGATCATTTATGATGATTTATCTAAACAAGCGGTAGCTTACCGTGAGCTTTCTCTACTATTGAGAAGACCACCGGGACGTGAGGCTTATCCTGGAGACGTTTTCTATCTTCACTCAAGATTATTGGAAAGAGCTGCAAAAGTAATCGCTGATGATACTATTGCAAGCCAAATGAATGATTTACCTGAATCTCTAAGACCTTTAGTAAAAGGTGGTGGTTCATTAACTGCACTTCCAATTATCGAAACTCAGGCGGGTGACGTTTCTGCGTATATTCCAACAAACGTAATCTCTATTACAGACGGACAGATTTTCTTAGAGTCTGACTTGTTCAACTCAGGGGTTCGTCCAGCAATCAATGTAGGTATTTCTGTATCTCGTGTTGGAGGGAATGCTCAGATTAAATCAATGAAAAAGGTTTCTGGTACTCTTAAATTAGACCAGGCTCAATATAAAGAATTGGAAGCGTTTGCTAAATTCGGTTCTGATCTTGATGCTTCTACTTTAGCAGTTATCTCTAAAGGAGAAAGAAACGTAGAGTTGTTGAAGCAGCCGGTTAACTCTCCACTTCCTGTTGATAGCCAAGTTGCTATGATCTATGCAGGTACAGAGAATTTAATGAGAAACGTTCCTATCAAGAAAGTGAAAGAATTCCAAATCGAATATATCGAGTTCCTAAGATCTAAGCATCCTGAAACTATGGCTGCCCTTAAAGCTGGAAAAATCGATAACGATATTACAGGTGTTCTTAAGCAAGTTGCTACAGATTTAGCTTCAAAATATAACTAA
- the atpE gene encoding ATP synthase F0 subunit C encodes MTGSIAAIGAGLAVIGVGLGIGKIGGSAMEGIARQPEQSGKIQTAMIIAAALIEGAGLFGIVVALLGK; translated from the coding sequence ATGACAGGTAGTATCGCAGCAATCGGAGCTGGTTTAGCAGTAATCGGAGTTGGATTAGGAATTGGTAAAATTGGTGGTAGCGCAATGGAAGGTATTGCAAGACAGCCAGAGCAATCAGGAAAAATCCAAACTGCAATGATTATCGCAGCAGCTCTTATCGAAGGTGCTGGTCTATTCGGTATCGTAGTAGCATTACTAGGTAAATAA
- the atpB gene encoding F0F1 ATP synthase subunit A — MSFKKLLIALYLFVFCFSFAETHEGTAEAAKDEVYNPVPFIMHHIADAHNWHLWGEGHNSVGISLPVILWDNGLKVFSSEKFGHEEEKVAEVDGNFYKVHHNKIYSTDANGTLDMHDGHPTNNEPLDFSITKVVAQMILAAIILLIIGFASAASYKKSQVPSGIAKFIEPLVVFVRDDIALQNIGSVRYRKYVPYLVTLFLFIWLLNILGLLPGAANTTGNIAFTMVLSVFTLLIVNLSGRKTYWMHMLDPLGKNMPFGGKILIYIILIPVELLGIITKPFALMIRLFANMTAGHIIIMSLISLIFIMKTYFITPVSLGLALFIYVLEVLVAALQAYIFTMLTALFIGSAVEEPHHDH; from the coding sequence ATGAGTTTTAAAAAACTGTTAATCGCCCTTTATCTTTTTGTCTTCTGCTTCTCTTTTGCAGAAACACATGAAGGTACTGCGGAAGCTGCAAAGGATGAAGTATACAATCCGGTTCCATTTATTATGCACCATATTGCGGATGCACACAATTGGCATCTTTGGGGTGAAGGCCACAATTCTGTAGGAATTTCTTTACCTGTAATTCTTTGGGATAATGGTTTGAAAGTTTTCAGCTCTGAAAAATTCGGACATGAAGAAGAAAAAGTTGCTGAAGTAGATGGTAATTTCTACAAAGTACACCACAACAAAATTTATTCGACAGATGCTAACGGAACTTTGGATATGCACGACGGGCATCCAACAAACAATGAGCCTTTAGATTTTTCTATCACTAAAGTAGTTGCTCAAATGATTTTGGCTGCTATTATTTTATTAATTATCGGCTTTGCTTCGGCAGCAAGTTATAAAAAATCTCAGGTTCCTTCAGGAATTGCAAAATTCATCGAGCCTCTTGTAGTTTTTGTAAGAGATGATATTGCTTTACAAAACATCGGGTCTGTGAGATATAGAAAATATGTACCTTATTTGGTTACTTTATTTTTGTTCATCTGGCTTCTTAATATTTTAGGTTTACTTCCGGGAGCTGCAAATACAACGGGTAACATTGCATTTACAATGGTTCTTTCAGTATTTACATTATTAATTGTAAACTTAAGCGGTAGAAAAACATATTGGATGCACATGTTAGATCCTTTAGGAAAAAACATGCCATTCGGTGGGAAAATTTTAATCTATATTATCCTTATTCCTGTAGAATTATTAGGAATTATTACTAAGCCTTTTGCATTGATGATTCGTCTTTTTGCTAACATGACTGCAGGACACATCATTATCATGAGTTTGATTTCTTTGATTTTTATCATGAAAACTTACTTCATCACTCCGGTATCATTAGGTTTAGCATTATTTATCTATGTATTGGAAGTATTGGTAGCGGCTTTACAGGCTTATATCTTTACAATGTTGACAGCATTATTTATCGGGTCGGCTGTAGAAGAGCCTCACCACGATCACTAA
- a CDS encoding F0F1 ATP synthase subunit B, with the protein MDLLTPSIGNIFWTAVVFLLLVVLLKAFAWKPILSAVKEREDNIQDALNQAKLAKKEMETLKADNERIMREAKIERDAMLKEAREIKDRIVAEAKDAAKSEGDKLIEAARQTINEEKNAAMADIKSQIGILSVNIAESILKQKLENSEAQNELVQNYLNKSNLN; encoded by the coding sequence ATGGATTTATTAACTCCTTCAATTGGTAACATATTCTGGACAGCAGTAGTATTTTTATTATTGGTAGTTCTTCTTAAAGCTTTTGCTTGGAAGCCTATCCTTAGTGCTGTGAAAGAAAGAGAAGACAATATTCAGGATGCTCTTAACCAAGCTAAATTGGCTAAAAAAGAGATGGAAACTCTTAAAGCGGATAACGAAAGAATTATGCGTGAGGCTAAAATCGAAAGAGATGCTATGTTGAAAGAAGCTAGAGAAATTAAAGACAGAATTGTAGCTGAAGCTAAAGATGCAGCTAAGTCTGAAGGAGATAAATTGATCGAAGCTGCAAGACAAACAATCAACGAAGAGAAAAATGCTGCAATGGCAGATATCAAATCTCAAATCGGTATTTTGTCTGTAAATATCGCAGAATCTATCTTAAAGCAAAAGCTTGAAAATAGCGAAGCTCAAAACGAGTTGGTTCAGAATTATTTAAACAAATCAAATCTTAACTAA